In Rhodococcus rhodochrous, a single genomic region encodes these proteins:
- a CDS encoding GntR family transcriptional regulator has translation MATTTGNPYRELRRRILDGVHPPGDLLVPATVGEQLGVSRTPVREALIRLEIEGLVTKVSRGFRVLERSQEEILDICEARIALESAVALSAAQRRTELDLARLRRSLDEARAERSPADRLRLHAEWHVALRLAAHNPTIVELMELLDARLHVYDGTASRTPANLDLIEREHEALYEAVAEGDGERAQELMVAHQRRTRDLRIAEMAESSGG, from the coding sequence ATGGCGACCACGACGGGAAATCCGTACCGCGAACTGCGAAGACGGATCCTGGACGGGGTTCACCCGCCCGGCGATCTGCTCGTCCCCGCCACGGTGGGCGAGCAGCTGGGCGTCTCCCGGACCCCCGTTCGCGAAGCTCTCATCCGCCTCGAGATCGAAGGCCTCGTGACGAAGGTCTCACGCGGATTCCGGGTCCTCGAGCGCAGCCAGGAGGAGATCCTCGACATCTGCGAAGCGCGGATCGCGCTCGAATCGGCCGTCGCCCTGTCCGCTGCGCAACGACGCACCGAACTCGATCTCGCGAGACTGCGCCGCAGCCTCGACGAGGCCCGCGCGGAACGATCCCCGGCCGACCGGCTGCGGCTACACGCGGAATGGCACGTGGCGCTACGACTCGCCGCGCACAACCCCACCATCGTCGAACTGATGGAACTGCTCGACGCCCGACTGCACGTCTACGACGGCACCGCTTCGCGGACCCCGGCGAATCTCGACCTCATCGAACGCGAGCACGAGGCCCTCTACGAGGCCGTCGCCGAAGGAGACGGCGAACGTGCCCAGGAACTGATGGTCGCGCATCAGAGACGCACCCGCGACCTGCGGATCGCCGAGATGGCCGAGTCGTCGGGCGGCTGA
- a CDS encoding vWA domain-containing protein, with protein sequence MAAGRSAPATDRLPPGPVVGLAGFCRALAAAGLPVALDATATYLDALEHVDVGDPVQVYWAGRATLCRTPDDTARYDATFVHWFGDTVPTGSRTHGQRTRTARIAALSRGEGADGDSGDDAPRLQVAADDTDVLRHRDVAELTTAERAHLAELLARLQPRPPTRRGLRSKSSRRGPVDPRHTLRDMLASGGEPVRPRHRARATRPRRVVLLIDVSGSMTPYADALLRFAHVVTRAAPSSTEVFSLGTRLTRLSRALRARDPQIALAGASRAVPDWAGGTRLGDTLGAFLDRWGRRGFARGAVVVIFSDGWERGDASLLGERMAQLHRLAHRVLWVNPHAGGAGYEPIQSGISAALPHIDRLLAGHSLATLEELLEEVRRA encoded by the coding sequence GTGGCCGCAGGTCGTAGCGCACCCGCGACGGATCGGCTCCCGCCCGGTCCGGTCGTCGGGCTGGCCGGCTTCTGCCGCGCCCTCGCCGCCGCCGGCCTACCCGTCGCCCTCGACGCCACCGCCACCTATCTCGACGCACTCGAACACGTCGACGTCGGCGATCCCGTGCAGGTCTACTGGGCGGGCCGCGCCACGCTGTGCCGCACACCGGACGACACGGCCCGCTACGACGCGACATTCGTCCACTGGTTCGGCGACACCGTCCCCACCGGCTCGCGCACCCACGGGCAACGCACCCGCACCGCGCGGATCGCCGCGCTGTCCCGCGGTGAGGGAGCCGACGGCGACTCCGGTGACGACGCACCACGACTGCAGGTCGCGGCGGACGACACCGACGTCCTCCGGCACCGCGACGTGGCCGAACTGACGACCGCCGAACGCGCCCACCTCGCCGAACTGCTCGCGCGGTTGCAGCCCCGTCCCCCGACGCGACGGGGACTGCGGTCGAAGTCCTCCCGCCGCGGACCGGTGGACCCGCGGCACACCCTGCGCGACATGTTGGCGAGCGGAGGCGAACCCGTCCGGCCGCGGCACCGTGCACGGGCGACGAGACCGCGCCGGGTGGTGCTGCTCATCGACGTGTCCGGCTCGATGACCCCCTACGCCGACGCGCTCCTGCGGTTCGCGCATGTCGTCACACGTGCCGCACCGTCGTCCACCGAGGTGTTCTCCCTCGGCACGCGACTGACCCGCCTGTCGCGGGCGCTGCGTGCCCGCGACCCGCAGATCGCGCTCGCCGGGGCCTCTCGGGCAGTGCCCGACTGGGCCGGAGGGACCCGTCTCGGCGACACGCTCGGCGCGTTCCTGGATCGTTGGGGGCGCAGGGGTTTCGCGCGCGGCGCGGTGGTGGTGATCTTCTCCGACGGCTGGGAGCGCGGCGACGCCTCGCTGCTCGGGGAACGCATGGCGCAGCTGCATCGCCTCGCGCACCGCGTGCTGTGGGTGAACCCGCACGCCGGCGGCGCCGGATACGAACCGATCCAGTCGGGTATCTCCGCGGCCCTGCCGCACATCGATCGTCTGCTCGCGGGACACAGCCTTGCGACACTGGAAGAACTTCTCGAGGAGGTTCGGCGTGCGTGA